Proteins encoded by one window of Manis pentadactyla isolate mManPen7 chromosome X, mManPen7.hap1, whole genome shotgun sequence:
- the USP27X gene encoding ubiquitin carboxyl-terminal hydrolase 27, producing the protein MCKDYVYDKDIEQIAKEEQGEALKLQASTSTEISHQQYSIPGPGEKYPTWETTKPELELLGHNPRRRRIASSFTIGLRGLINLGNTCFMNCIVQALTHTPILRDFFLSDRHRCEMPSPELCLVCEMSSLFRELYSGNPTPHVPYKLLHLVWIHARHLAGYRQQDAHEFLIAALDVLHRHCKGDDAGKAANNPNHCNCIIDQIFTGGLQSDVTCQACHGVSTTIDPCWDISLDLPGSCTSFWPMSPGRESSVNGESHIPGITTLTDCLRRFTRPEHLGSSAKIKCGSCQSYQESTKQLTMNKLPVVACFHFKRFEHSAKQRRKITTYISFPLELDMTPFMASSKESRMNGQLQLPTNSGNDENKYSLFAVVNHQGTLESGHYTSFIRHHKDQWFKCDDAVITKASIKDVLDSEGYLLFYHKQVLEHESEKVKEMNTQAY; encoded by the coding sequence ATGTGTAAGGACTATGTGTATGACAAAGACATTGAGCAAATTGCCAAAGAAGAGCAAGGAGAAGCTTTGAAATTACAAGCCTCCACCTCAACCGAGATTTCTCACCAGCAGTATTCAATACCAGGACCCGGTGAGAAATATCCAACCTGGGAGACCACCAAACCTGAGCTGGAACTGCTGGGACACAACCCAAGGAGAAGACGAATCGCCTCTAGCTTTACCATTGGTTTAAGAGGACTTATCAATCTTGGCAACACGTGCTTCATGAACTGCATCGTCCAGGCCCTTACCCACACTCCCATACTGAGagatttctttctctctgaccGGCACAGATGTGAAATGCCAAGTCCTGAGTTGTGTCTGGTCTGTGAGATGTCTTCGCTTTTTCGCGAGTTGTATTCTGGAAACCCAACTCCTCACGTTCCCTATAAATTACTGCACCTGGTATGGATACATGCACGGCATTTAGCAGGGTACAGGCAGCAGGATGCCCACGAGTTCCTCATTGCAGCGCTGGATGTCCTGCACAGGCACTGCAAAGGTGATGATGCTGGGAAGGCCGCCAACAATCCCAACCACTGTAACTGCATCATAGACCAGATCTTCACTGGTGGCCTGCAGTCTGATGTCACCTGTCAAGCCTGCCATGGCGTCTCCACCACTATAGACCCTTGCTGGGACATCAGTTTGGACTTGCCTGGCTCTTGTACCTCCTTCTGGCCAATGAGCCCCGGGAGGGAGAGCAGTGTGAATGGGGAAAGCCACATACCGGGAATCACCACCCTCACGGACTGCTTGCGAAGGTTTACAAGGCCAGAGCACTTAGGAAGCAGTGCCAAAATCAAATGTGGTAGTTGCCAAAGCTACCAGGAATCTACCAAACAGCTCACAATGAATAAACTACCTGTTGTTGCCTGTTTTCATTTCAAACGGTTTGAACACTCAGCCAAACAGAGGCGCAAGATCACTACATACATATCCTTTCCTCTGGAGCTGGATATGACACCGTTTATGGCCTCAAGTAAAGAGAGCAGGATGAACGGACAGTTGCAGCTTCCAACCAATAGTGGAAACGACGAGAATAAGTATTCCTTGTTTGCTGTGGTTAATCACCAAGGAACCTTGGAGAGTGGCCACTACACCAGCTTCATCCGGCACCACAAGGACCAGTGGTTCAAGTGTGATGATGCCGTCATCACCAAGGCCAGTATTAAGGACGTTCTGGACAGTGAAGGGTATTTACTGTTCTATCACAAACAGGTCCTCGAACATGAGTcagaaaaagtgaaagaaatgaaTACACAAGCCTATTGA